One Siniperca chuatsi isolate FFG_IHB_CAS linkage group LG5, ASM2008510v1, whole genome shotgun sequence DNA window includes the following coding sequences:
- the smyd1b gene encoding histone-lysine N-methyltransferase SMYD1b isoform X1 has protein sequence MENVAIFDSPGKGRGLKATKEFWAGDVIFSEPSLAAVVFDSLAERICHSCFRRQDKLQRCGQCKFAHYCDRTCQRAGWAEHKQECGAIKAYGKAPNENIRLVARIMWRLDKEGSVVSDMQLITLEELEDHIADMQEDELKEFKVDIHNFLDYWPRNSKQHTIDVISHLFGVVNCNGFTVSDQRGLQAVGVGLFPNLCLVNHDCWPNCTVILNHGNQSAVNTMFHSQQRIELRSLGKIAEGEELTVAYVDFLNLSEERQRLLKTQYFFDCTCEHCKNHIKDDLKLGGKEENGVKPSEEQVKEATDYCFQMLEKMDKARLNGEYHEVVKICRECIEKTEPVLADTHIYLLRMWSTLSEVQAYLQYFNDAADYARKMVEGYVKLYHPNNAALGMAAMRAGVTHWQAGEIEVGHGMICKAYAILMVTHGPTHPITKDLEAMRMQTEMELRMFKQNEYVYHSMREAALKNRPMTMMHEPKSVEEGIKNLFHRRK, from the exons ATGGAGAACGTGGCAATATTTGACTCACCTGGAAAGGGGAGGGGTCTGAAGGCTACCAAGGAGTTTTGGGCTGGAGATGTAATTTTTTCTGAGCCTAGTCTTGCAGCTGTTGTGTTTGACAG tCTAGCAGAGCGTATTTGTCACAGCTGTTTCCGCAGACAAGACAAGCTACAGAGGTGCGGCCAGTGCAAATTTGCTCATTATTGTGACCGAACCTGCCAGCGTGCCGGCTGGGCTGAACACAAGCAAGAATGTGGTGCCATCAAAGCTTATGGCAAAGCGCCGAATGAGAACATCCG CTTGGTGGCCCGCATCATGTGGCGCCTCGACAAAGAGGGGAGTGTGGTGTCTGACATGCAGCTGATCAcgctggaggagctggaggaccACATTGCTGACATGCAAGAGGATGAATTGAAGGAGTTCAAAGTGGACATCCACAACTTCCTGGACTACTGGCCCCGTAACAGCAAGCAGCACACGATTGACGTCATCTCACATCTTTTTGGAGTG GTTAACTGTAACGGTTTCACTGTGAGCGACCAGAGGGGCCTTCAGGCAGTAGGAGTTGGTCTTTTCCCAAACTTGTGTCTAGTGAATCATGACTGCTGGCCAAACTGCACTGTGATCCTCAACCATGGCAA tCAATCGGCTGTGAATACTATGTTTCATTCTCAACAGAG gATTGAGCTTCGTTCTCTAGGTAAAATcgcagagggagaggagctgACAGTCGCATATGTGGACTTCTTGAATTTGTCAGAGGAGAGACAAAGACTGCTGAAAACACAATACTTCTTTGACTGCACATGTGAGCACTGCAAGAACCACATCAAAGATGACTTGAAGTTGGGGGGAAAGGAAGAGAACGGAGTCAAG CCTTCAGAGGAACAAGTGAAAGAGGCAACAGATTATTGCTTTCAAATGCTGGAGAAGATGGACAAGGCTCGATTGAATGGTGAATACCATGAG gTGGTAAAAATCTGCAGGGAGTGCATAGAGAAAACAGAGCCGGTTTTGGCTGACACTCACATCTACCTGCTGCGGATGTGGAGCACATTAAGTGAGGTGCAAGCTTACCTGCAGTACTTTAATGATGCTGCAGACTACGCACGCAAAATGGTGGAGGGATACGT AAAACTGTACCACCCAAACAATGCTGCTCTTGGTATGGCAGCTATGAGAGCAGGAGTGACTCACTGGCAAGCTGGGGAGATAGAGGTTGGCCACGGGATGATCTGCAAGGCCTATGCCATTCTCATGGTCACCCACGGCCCAACACATCCCATCACCAAGGACCTGGAG GCGATGCGTATGCAGACAGAGATGGAGCTGAGGATGTTCAAGCAGAATGAGTATGTTTACCACAGTATGAGAGAGGCAGCTCTGAAGAACAGACCAATGACCATGATGCACGAACCCAAGTCTGTAGAGGAGGGAATCAAGAACCTCTTCCACCGGAGGAAGTAA
- the LOC122876907 gene encoding fatty acid-binding protein, liver-type-like: MSFSGKYQLESQENFEPFMKAIGLPDELIQKGKDIKSISEIEETGDSFKVTVTTGSKVLVNNFTIGKEAELETITGEKVKTVVQREGNKLTVSLKGIESVTELVDGNTIVNTMTLGGIVYKRTSKRM; this comes from the exons ATGTCTTTCTCTGGAAAATACCAGCTTGAGTCTCAGGAGAACTTTGAACCCTTCATGAAGGCCATTG GTCTCCCTGATGAACTCATCCAGAAAGGTAAAGACATAAAGAGCATCTCTGAGATCGAGGAGACTGGCGACTCCTTCAAAGTGACAGTCACTACTGGCTCAAAGGTCTTAGTCAACAACTTCACCATTGGaaaggaggcagagctggagacCATCACTGGAGAGAAGGTCAAG ACGGTGGTTCAGCGTGAAGGCAACAAGTTGACAGTCTCCCTGAAGGGAATCGAGTCTGTCACAGAACTGGTGGATGGGAACACAATTGTCAAT ACTATGACTCTTGGTGGAATTGTGTACAAGAGGACAAGCAAACGCATGTAA
- the LOC122876906 gene encoding isotocin-neurophysin IT 1-like has protein sequence MTGAAVSVCLLFFLSVCSACYISNCPIGGKRSIMDAPLRKCMSCGPGDRGRCFGPSICCGEGLGCLLGSPETAHCVEENYLLTPCQSGGRPCGSEGGRCAASGLCCDAESCATDQSCLIEEEGDDQTSLFEGSDPGDIILRLLHLAGHPSPHRIHQ, from the exons ATGACTGGAGCTGCTGTGTCCGTGTGCCTACTTTTTTTCCTGTCCGTATGTTCAGCGTGTTACATCTCTAACTGTCCTATCGGTGGGAAGAGGTCCATCATGGATGCACCACTGCGCAAG TGCATGTCATGTGGCCCCGGAGACAGGGGCCGCTGCTTTGGCCCCAGTATCTGCTGCGGGGAGGGCCTCGGCTGCCTGCTGGGCTCCCCAGAAACAGCTCACTGTGTGGAGGAGAACTACCTGCTTACCCCCTGCCAGTCAGGAGGGAGACCCTGTGGATCTGAGGGAGGACGCTGTGCTGCTTCAGGACTCTGCTGTGATGCAG AAAGCTGCGCCACAGACCAGTCCTGCCTCATCGAGGAGGAAGGAGACGACCAAACCAGCCTATTTGAAGGCAGCGACCCCGGTGACATCATCCTCAGGCTTCTGCATCTGGCTGGTCACCCTTCTCCTCATCGAATTCACCAATGA
- the smyd1b gene encoding histone-lysine N-methyltransferase SMYD1b isoform X3, whose translation MRMITTNPFSVSVGTVQEVDSYFSTLGVECAVVIEEHRGHSTYSLFTSISGTSAATMENVAIFDSPGKGRGLKATKEFWAGDVIFSEPSLAAVVFDSLAERICHSCFRRQDKLQRCGQCKFAHYCDRTCQRAGWAEHKQECGAIKAYGKAPNENIRLVARIMWRLDKEGSVVSDMQLITLEELEDHIADMQEDELKEFKVDIHNFLDYWPRNSKQHTIDVISHLFGVVNCNGFTVSDQRGLQAVGVGLFPNLCLVNHDCWPNCTVILNHGNQSAVNTMFHSQQRIELRSLGKIAEGEELTVAYVDFLNLSEERQRLLKTQYFFDCTCEHCKNHIKDDLKLGGKEENGVKPSEEQVKEATDYCFQMLEKMDKARLNGEYHEVVKICRECIEKTEPVLADTHIYLLRMWSTLSEVQAYLQYFNDAADYARKMVEGYVKLYHPNNAALGMAAMRAGVTHWQAGEIEVGHGMICKAYAILMVTHGPTHPITKDLEAMRMQTEMELRMFKQNEYVYHSMREAALKNRPMTMMHEPKSVEEGIKNLFHRRK comes from the exons ATGAGAATGATCACCACCAACccattttctgtgtctgttggtACAGTTCAAGAGGTGGACAGCTATTTTAGTACCTTGGGTGTGGAATGCGCAGTTGTCATTGAAGAACACAGAGGACATAG CACTTACTCGCTGTTCACCAGCATCTCAGGAACCAGTGCAGCTACCATGGAGAACGTGGCAATATTTGACTCACCTGGAAAGGGGAGGGGTCTGAAGGCTACCAAGGAGTTTTGGGCTGGAGATGTAATTTTTTCTGAGCCTAGTCTTGCAGCTGTTGTGTTTGACAG tCTAGCAGAGCGTATTTGTCACAGCTGTTTCCGCAGACAAGACAAGCTACAGAGGTGCGGCCAGTGCAAATTTGCTCATTATTGTGACCGAACCTGCCAGCGTGCCGGCTGGGCTGAACACAAGCAAGAATGTGGTGCCATCAAAGCTTATGGCAAAGCGCCGAATGAGAACATCCG CTTGGTGGCCCGCATCATGTGGCGCCTCGACAAAGAGGGGAGTGTGGTGTCTGACATGCAGCTGATCAcgctggaggagctggaggaccACATTGCTGACATGCAAGAGGATGAATTGAAGGAGTTCAAAGTGGACATCCACAACTTCCTGGACTACTGGCCCCGTAACAGCAAGCAGCACACGATTGACGTCATCTCACATCTTTTTGGAGTG GTTAACTGTAACGGTTTCACTGTGAGCGACCAGAGGGGCCTTCAGGCAGTAGGAGTTGGTCTTTTCCCAAACTTGTGTCTAGTGAATCATGACTGCTGGCCAAACTGCACTGTGATCCTCAACCATGGCAA tCAATCGGCTGTGAATACTATGTTTCATTCTCAACAGAG gATTGAGCTTCGTTCTCTAGGTAAAATcgcagagggagaggagctgACAGTCGCATATGTGGACTTCTTGAATTTGTCAGAGGAGAGACAAAGACTGCTGAAAACACAATACTTCTTTGACTGCACATGTGAGCACTGCAAGAACCACATCAAAGATGACTTGAAGTTGGGGGGAAAGGAAGAGAACGGAGTCAAG CCTTCAGAGGAACAAGTGAAAGAGGCAACAGATTATTGCTTTCAAATGCTGGAGAAGATGGACAAGGCTCGATTGAATGGTGAATACCATGAG gTGGTAAAAATCTGCAGGGAGTGCATAGAGAAAACAGAGCCGGTTTTGGCTGACACTCACATCTACCTGCTGCGGATGTGGAGCACATTAAGTGAGGTGCAAGCTTACCTGCAGTACTTTAATGATGCTGCAGACTACGCACGCAAAATGGTGGAGGGATACGT AAAACTGTACCACCCAAACAATGCTGCTCTTGGTATGGCAGCTATGAGAGCAGGAGTGACTCACTGGCAAGCTGGGGAGATAGAGGTTGGCCACGGGATGATCTGCAAGGCCTATGCCATTCTCATGGTCACCCACGGCCCAACACATCCCATCACCAAGGACCTGGAG GCGATGCGTATGCAGACAGAGATGGAGCTGAGGATGTTCAAGCAGAATGAGTATGTTTACCACAGTATGAGAGAGGCAGCTCTGAAGAACAGACCAATGACCATGATGCACGAACCCAAGTCTGTAGAGGAGGGAATCAAGAACCTCTTCCACCGGAGGAAGTAA
- the sprb gene encoding sepiapterin reductase b, whose translation MSDIYSTNPRTLGRGICIITGASKGFGRALAHTVSHLLKPGSVLLLVARSENLLQELQKELQSFTEQQQLVVHYIAVDLSTREGVNETVRVAKQEAVNEIDHVLLINNAASLGNISRFASFTDLEEVNSYLSLNVSSALALTAGILQVFPCRPDLRWTVVNVSSIFALQALPSMVVYCTAKAARKMMFQVLAEEEPNVKVLSYSPGPMDTEMQKDILRLTGINYHPFPCQESAAKLMKLLLDNDFPSGAHLDFFKV comes from the exons ATGTCAGACATTTACTCTACAAACCCCAGGACTCTGGGCCGGGGCATCTGTATCATCACAGGAGCCTCCAAGGGATTCGGACGGGCACtggcacataca GTGTCCCACTTGCtgaagcctggctctgttctcCTGCTGGTGGCTCGCTCTGAGAATCTGCTGCAAGAGTTGCAGAAAGAACTGCAGAGCTTCACTGAGCAACAGCAGCTGGTGGTTCACTACATAGCTGTCGATCTGAGCACGAGAGAGGGGGTGAATGAAACAGTCAGGGTGGCAAAGCAGGAAGCTGTAAATGAAATAGATCATGTGCTTCTAATCAACAATGCTG cCTCTTTGGGCAACATTTCCCGGTTTGCGAGTTTCACAGATCTTGAAGAGGTCAATTCTTATCTGTCCCTCAACGTTAGCTCTGCTCTGGCGCTGACTGCAGGAATCCTGCAGGTATTTCCATGCAGGCCAGACCTGCGATGGACCGTGGTGAACGTCTCATCAATCTTTGCACTGCAGGCCTTACCGTCAATGGTGGTGTACTGCACTGCCAAAGCAGCCAGAAAGATGATGTTCCAGGTGCTGGCTGAGGAGGAGCCAAATGTCAAAGTCCTCAGCTACTCTCCAG GTCCCATGGACACAGAGATGCAGAAGGACATTCTGAGGTTAACAGGCATCAATTATCATCCTTTCCCCTGCCAGGAGTCTGCGGCCAAACTGATGAAGCTGCTTCTGGACAATGACTTCCCCTCAGGGGCACATCTTGACTTCTTCAAAGTGTGA
- the smyd1b gene encoding histone-lysine N-methyltransferase SMYD1b isoform X2: protein MENVAIFDSPGKGRGLKATKEFWAGDVIFSEPSLAAVVFDSLAERICHSCFRRQDKLQRCGQCKFAHYCDRTCQRAGWAEHKQECGAIKAYGKAPNENIRLVARIMWRLDKEGSVVSDMQLITLEELEDHIADMQEDELKEFKVDIHNFLDYWPRNSKQHTIDVISHLFGVVNCNGFTVSDQRGLQAVGVGLFPNLCLVNHDCWPNCTVILNHGKIELRSLGKIAEGEELTVAYVDFLNLSEERQRLLKTQYFFDCTCEHCKNHIKDDLKLGGKEENGVKPSEEQVKEATDYCFQMLEKMDKARLNGEYHEVVKICRECIEKTEPVLADTHIYLLRMWSTLSEVQAYLQYFNDAADYARKMVEGYVKLYHPNNAALGMAAMRAGVTHWQAGEIEVGHGMICKAYAILMVTHGPTHPITKDLEAMRMQTEMELRMFKQNEYVYHSMREAALKNRPMTMMHEPKSVEEGIKNLFHRRK from the exons ATGGAGAACGTGGCAATATTTGACTCACCTGGAAAGGGGAGGGGTCTGAAGGCTACCAAGGAGTTTTGGGCTGGAGATGTAATTTTTTCTGAGCCTAGTCTTGCAGCTGTTGTGTTTGACAG tCTAGCAGAGCGTATTTGTCACAGCTGTTTCCGCAGACAAGACAAGCTACAGAGGTGCGGCCAGTGCAAATTTGCTCATTATTGTGACCGAACCTGCCAGCGTGCCGGCTGGGCTGAACACAAGCAAGAATGTGGTGCCATCAAAGCTTATGGCAAAGCGCCGAATGAGAACATCCG CTTGGTGGCCCGCATCATGTGGCGCCTCGACAAAGAGGGGAGTGTGGTGTCTGACATGCAGCTGATCAcgctggaggagctggaggaccACATTGCTGACATGCAAGAGGATGAATTGAAGGAGTTCAAAGTGGACATCCACAACTTCCTGGACTACTGGCCCCGTAACAGCAAGCAGCACACGATTGACGTCATCTCACATCTTTTTGGAGTG GTTAACTGTAACGGTTTCACTGTGAGCGACCAGAGGGGCCTTCAGGCAGTAGGAGTTGGTCTTTTCCCAAACTTGTGTCTAGTGAATCATGACTGCTGGCCAAACTGCACTGTGATCCTCAACCATGGCAA gATTGAGCTTCGTTCTCTAGGTAAAATcgcagagggagaggagctgACAGTCGCATATGTGGACTTCTTGAATTTGTCAGAGGAGAGACAAAGACTGCTGAAAACACAATACTTCTTTGACTGCACATGTGAGCACTGCAAGAACCACATCAAAGATGACTTGAAGTTGGGGGGAAAGGAAGAGAACGGAGTCAAG CCTTCAGAGGAACAAGTGAAAGAGGCAACAGATTATTGCTTTCAAATGCTGGAGAAGATGGACAAGGCTCGATTGAATGGTGAATACCATGAG gTGGTAAAAATCTGCAGGGAGTGCATAGAGAAAACAGAGCCGGTTTTGGCTGACACTCACATCTACCTGCTGCGGATGTGGAGCACATTAAGTGAGGTGCAAGCTTACCTGCAGTACTTTAATGATGCTGCAGACTACGCACGCAAAATGGTGGAGGGATACGT AAAACTGTACCACCCAAACAATGCTGCTCTTGGTATGGCAGCTATGAGAGCAGGAGTGACTCACTGGCAAGCTGGGGAGATAGAGGTTGGCCACGGGATGATCTGCAAGGCCTATGCCATTCTCATGGTCACCCACGGCCCAACACATCCCATCACCAAGGACCTGGAG GCGATGCGTATGCAGACAGAGATGGAGCTGAGGATGTTCAAGCAGAATGAGTATGTTTACCACAGTATGAGAGAGGCAGCTCTGAAGAACAGACCAATGACCATGATGCACGAACCCAAGTCTGTAGAGGAGGGAATCAAGAACCTCTTCCACCGGAGGAAGTAA